The window CACCGCCGAGGCGGCGAGGTTGAAGCCGGAGGCGGCGATGTAGCCGGTCTTGATGCCGTCCATGCCGGGATAACGCGCCATCAGACGGTTGTGCCCATAGACCGTATCGCCCTGCCAGTCGAAGCTGCGGCGCTGGAAATAGGCGTAATACCCGGCATGGCCGCGGATCAGTGCGCGGGACAGGATCGCCATGTCGCGCGCCGTCGTCCGCTGCGACCGGTCGGGCAGGCCCGATGCGTTGCGGAAGATGGTGCGGCGCATGCCGATCGCCCGGGCGCGGGCGGTCATCTTCGCGGCGAAAGCCGTCTCGCTGCCGCCCAGCGCCTCGCCCAGCACCACCGCCACATCGTTGGCCGAGCGGGTGACCAGCGCCAGGATCGCCTGCTCCACCGTGATGGTGCTGCCGGACGCCAGCCACAGCCGCGACGGCGGCATCGACGCGGCATGCTGCGACACCACGAGGCTCTGGTCCAGCCGCAGCGTGCCGCGGTCCAGCGCCTCGAAGGTCAGCATCAGCGTCATCATCTTGGTCAGCGACGCCGGATAGGTCAGGGTGTCGGCATTGCGCGCCTGGAGAACCTTGCCGCTGGCGGCATCCATCAGGATCTCAGCGGCGACCGGTGCCGAGGCCTTCTTGGCGGAGCTTTTGGCCAGGGCCGGCAGGGGCGGCAGCAGGACAGCGGCCAAAGCGACGAGAAAAGCCACGAGAGTGGTCCGGGAGAACGGCAGCGTCGAGCCGCGGGCGAGCGGGTGCATCGTCTCAGGTCTCCCTGGAGGCCGGAGGATGGACAGGGCGTCATCCGTCGGACAGGCGGCCAGACAGGATCTTCCGCAACATGGTGCGGAAGCCATCGACAGCCACCGGCCTGGCCCGCATGCGCATATTGCAGCCAAGCCCATCCTCGCCGTCGCCGGGCCGGTCGTCCAGGGCCTGAAAGGCATAGCCGGTCAGGAACAGCACCTCCAGGCCGGGATACCGCGCCTGCGCTGTCGATGCGAACGAAACCACCGGACTGGCGGGCGAAGCCGTAGAACCATTCGGGAAAAGGGGCGGGGCGGCGGACCGCCCCGCAGGATCCCTTTGGTCCAGGCTCAGCGCGGGGCCAGAACCATGACCATCATGCGGCCTTCGACCCGGGGCATCTGCTCGACCTTGGCGATGTCCTGGAGCTGGTCGCGCACACGGACGAGCACGTTCAGACCGAGATCCTGGTGCGCCATCTCGCGGCCGCGGAAGCGCATGGTCATCTTGACCTTGTCGCCTTCCTCGATGAAGCGGACGGCGGAACGCATCTTCACGTCGTAGTCGTGATCGTCGATGTTCGGCCGAAGTTTGATTTCCTTCAGCTCGATGATCTTCTGCTTCTTCCGCGCCTCGTTGGCCTTCTTCTGCTCCTCGAAGCGGAACTTGCCGTAATCGAGGATCTTGCAGACAGGCGGATCCGCCTGGGGCGCCACTTCGACGAGGTCGAGGTCGGCATCCGCGGCGGCTTCCAGCGCTTGGCGGAGCGGCACCACGCCGACCATCTCGCCGTCGGCGCCGACGAGGCGGACCATACGGGCGGTGATTTCACGGTTGAGGCGCGGGCCTTCGCGGACGGGGTCCGCGTCGTAGAGCTTGGCTATGGTGATCTCCTGTGGTCGTGGATGGGTAGAAAGGAGCGAGCCCGGGACAAGAGGCTCAGCCCAGGATGTCGAGCACAATCTGCCGCAGTTCGCCCCGGGTCAAGCCGGACGGCTGCAGATCGGCACGAAAATCGGGCTTTTTGCCCTCAACTGCGGCGAATTGGCCGGCGGGGGAGCGGGTGGAGGCCCGCTGGGCCGGCGCAAGCGTGGGCTGGGCGGCAAAATGGCCGGCGGTCTGCGAAAGGGCGGAAACGATCGGGGTCGTCATGAAAATCCTCCAGGCCGGCTGGGCGGACCGAAGGGATCGGTGCCGGCCGGCTCTTGCTTGTGTGTGGAATCGTGAAACGGGAGCCGGCGCGGCGCACACCGCCGCTTGAGGCTCCGGCAAAGCGAAACAGGCCCGGGTAGGGGCATGTTCCAAAAGGCCGGCGTCCCCGGTGAAGGCTCCCTCCCGCCCGGGCGGGAAAGGTGGGGGACGGCACCGCCCAAACGGTTTTCGGCGGCGGTCTTCGGCCTTTCCCCAGATGGGGACCAGGTTGGGATTTTCAAGCGCTCCGCACCAGACCGCCGGTCTGCCCCCGTCCCATCGCCGTCCCACCGCCGTCCTCGCGGGGAACGCGGGAAGCCCCTGGCGGTTTCGTCTCCACTGGCCGATGGGACCGGCCCCTTGACGAAGGAGGGTGGCGATGCGGTGGCAGGGCGGACGGGAAAGCGAGAATGTCGAGGACCGCCGCGGGCAAGGCGGCTTGAGCGGAGGATTCGGCAGCGGGGGCGGCGGCATCCGCATCGGCCCGGGCGGGCTGGGCGTCGGCGGCGCCATCGTGGTGCTGCTGGTGTCGATGGTGCTGGGGATCGACCCGACGGTGCTGCTGGGCGGCGGCGAGCAGACGGATGGAAGCGCGGCGGGCCGCACGCAGGTCGGCGATGCCGCCCCGCGCAGTCAGGCCGACGACGAACTGAAGCGCTTCGTCTCCGTCGTGCTGGCCGACACCGAGGACACCTGGCAGGGCCTGTTCCAGCAGATGGGGCGCCAGTATCAGGATCCGACGCTGGTGCTGTTCACCGGCACGGTGTCGTCGGGCTGCGGCCGGGCGCAGGCGGCGATGGGGCCCTTCTACTGCCCGACGGACCACAAGCTCTACATCGACCTCGGCTTCTACCGCGAGCTGCGCGACCGCTTCCGGGCGCCCGGCGACTTCGCCCAGGCCTATGTCATCGCCCATGAGGTCGGCCACCACGTGCAGACCCTGCTGGGCATCTCCGACAAGGTGCAGGCGGCCCAGCAGCGGGCGCGCGGCCAGGCCGAGGCCAACGCCCTGTCGGTGCGGCTGGAATTGCAGGCCGACTGCTTCGCCGGCATCTGGGGCAACCACGCCAGCCGCGACCGCCGCATGCTGGAGCCCGGCGACGTGGAGGAGGCGCTGACCGCCGCCAGTGCCATTGGCGACGACCGCCTGCAACGTCAGGCGCACGGCACCGTCAGCCCCGACAGCTTCACCCACGGCAGCTCCGCCCAGCGCGTCCGCTGGTTCCGCACCGGACTGGAAAGCGGCCGCCTGGAGGCCTGCGACACCTTCGGCACGGACCGGCTGTAAGGGAGGCTCGGAGGGCCGCGGGACCGGCCCCCGACAGTCGCAAGGCACGGAGGCATACGGAACGGGGGTTGCGCAAAGCCGTGCCGGCCGTCACACATTCGATGACCGCAGGCGGGTTGCCCGTTCAGGCGGCCCAGTCCTGCAAGGCGTCGATACGGAACGGCATGATGAGCACAGCGGACACTTCACCCGACATCCAGTCCCTGGAAAACGCCTATCGCGGCCGCAGCGCGCGGGTGGCGGTGATCGGGCTCGGCTATGTCGGGCTGCCGCTGGCCCTGGCGCTGACCGGGGCCGGCTTCACGGTCACCGGCTTCGACATCGACCCGGCCA is drawn from Azospirillum sp. TSH100 and contains these coding sequences:
- a CDS encoding D-alanyl-D-alanine carboxypeptidase family protein, yielding MHPLARGSTLPFSRTTLVAFLVALAAVLLPPLPALAKSSAKKASAPVAAEILMDAASGKVLQARNADTLTYPASLTKMMTLMLTFEALDRGTLRLDQSLVVSQHAASMPPSRLWLASGSTITVEQAILALVTRSANDVAVVLGEALGGSETAFAAKMTARARAIGMRRTIFRNASGLPDRSQRTTARDMAILSRALIRGHAGYYAYFQRRSFDWQGDTVYGHNRLMARYPGMDGIKTGYIAASGFNLAASAVRDGRRLIAVVLGGHSANSRDDRVADLLDAGFRHPTSPAKPAPVQPDLLITKNSASITQRNTAVSVGVPTAKPSAAVKSTDDPIGGPWSIQVGAFASHAAAQRSARAMAKHLGALADGASPSVVRSGGLYKARLTGFAAAKADAACATLKTAGKGCFALQDR
- the infC gene encoding translation initiation factor IF-3 produces the protein MVRLVGADGEMVGVVPLRQALEAAADADLDLVEVAPQADPPVCKILDYGKFRFEEQKKANEARKKQKIIELKEIKLRPNIDDHDYDVKMRSAVRFIEEGDKVKMTMRFRGREMAHQDLGLNVLVRVRDQLQDIAKVEQMPRVEGRMMVMVLAPR
- a CDS encoding neutral zinc metallopeptidase; translation: MRWQGGRESENVEDRRGQGGLSGGFGSGGGGIRIGPGGLGVGGAIVVLLVSMVLGIDPTVLLGGGEQTDGSAAGRTQVGDAAPRSQADDELKRFVSVVLADTEDTWQGLFQQMGRQYQDPTLVLFTGTVSSGCGRAQAAMGPFYCPTDHKLYIDLGFYRELRDRFRAPGDFAQAYVIAHEVGHHVQTLLGISDKVQAAQQRARGQAEANALSVRLELQADCFAGIWGNHASRDRRMLEPGDVEEALTAASAIGDDRLQRQAHGTVSPDSFTHGSSAQRVRWFRTGLESGRLEACDTFGTDRL